GGCAGCCCCACCTTTTTAAGTACATCGTTAGCCTCGTCCATCGAATGCGCCGTCCCACTTACGGGTACATCCAGCCCGATGCGAATCATCGCTTCCTTGAACAGCGTCCGATCCTCAGCCTTGGCAATCGCCTCAGGCGTTGCCCCGATCATCTCCACGCCGTACCGCGTCAGGATCCCCTGCTCATACGCCTCCATCGCGCAGTTGAGGCCCGTCTGCCCCCCCAGCGTCGGCAGCAGCGCATCGACCCGCGGCCCCCGCGCCTGCTCCGTCTCCAAGATCTTCTCAATGAACGCCGGCGTGATCGGCTCGATGTACGTTCGATCCGCGAACTCCGGGTCCGTCATGATCGTCGCCGGGTTGGAATTGAGCAGGACAACGCGATACCCCTCCGCCCGCAGGGCCTTGCACGCCTGCGTCCCGCTGTAGTCGAACTCGCAGCCCTGCCCGATCACAATCGGCCCGGATCCGATCAGCATAATCGTCTTGATGTCTTCGCGTTTGGGCATTCTCTCGTCCGCCTCGGCCGGTTTTTCGACCGGCCTCCTCGCAGCCGGGCAATTATATCGAGCCGCGCCACCAGCGACACACGATTTTCGCCACGCGGCCAAGTCGCCGGTATATTGCTCTCCGTGAAACGAAACTCACAGCCATCGGATCAGAGGGAAACCACGCCGGCGCATGCCGTTCATCTGGACGGCTCGCCGCTGACGCTCGTTCAACTCGACGCCGCCTACGACCGCCCGCTTCAGGTTTCGATTTCTGATGAGGTCTGGGCCGCGATTCGAGCGGCCCGTGCGAAGATCGAAGCTCACCTGGCCGGCGGCGAGGTCATTTACGGCGTCAACACCGGCTTCGGAAAGCTCTGCAACAAGCGGATCGCGCCGGATGAAGTCGAAAAGCTCCAGGAAAATCTGATCATCTCTCACGCCGTCGGCGTCGGCCCGCCGATCCCGCTTGAACTCGTCCGCTTCATGATGCTCTTCAAGATCGTCGCCCTCGCCGCCGGGGCCAGCGGTGTTCAACCCGCCGTGATCGAGTGTCTCGCCGCCATGCTCAACGCCGACTGCCTGCCCGTCATTCCAACCCGCGGCTCGCTCGGCGCCAGCGGCGATCTCGCGCCGCTCGCACACATGGTCCTGCCGATGATCGCTCGCGGGGATGTCTCCGTCGCTGGAAACGTACGGCCGGCAGCGGGTGCCTTCGAAGAACTCGGCATCAAGCCCGTGAAGCTGGGTGCGAAAGACGGCCTGGCCCTTGTCAACGGCACACAGATGATGCTCGCCTATGCCGCCGCAATCTGCGTCCGCGCCCGCCGCCTGGCCAAACACGCCGATCTGCTGGCGTCGATGTCGCTCGAAGCCCTCCGCGGCAGCCTCAAGCCCTTCGACGAGGGCCTCATCGCCCTCCGGCCTCACCCCGGCGCGGTCGAAGTCGCGGCCAACATCCGCCGCCTCATGGCCGACAGCGAAATCCTCGTCTCCCACGCCAACTGCGACAAAGTCCAGGACCCCTACAGCCTCCGCTGCGTTCCCCAGGTCCACGGCGCCTGCCGCGACGCCCTGCGACACGCGACCGAAACGGTCCTCATCGAACTCCGCTCCATCACCGACAACCCAGTGCTCGTCAACGGCGAAGTCATCAGCGGCGGCAACTTCCACGGCGAGCCCCTCGCCCTCACCCTCGACTACCTCGCGATGGCCCTAACCGAATGGGCCAGCATCTCCGAGCGCCGGACATACCTTCTAACGCTTGGCCACGACGGTCTGCCACCGCTCTTAATGAAAAACACCGGTCTTAACAGCGGTTTCATGATGCCCCAATACACCGCCGCCGCGCTCGTGAACGAATGCAAAGTCCTCTCCCACCCCGCCAGCGTGGACACCATCCCGTCGAGCCTCGGTCAGGAAGATCATGTCTCCATGGGTGCAACGAGCGCCCTGAAATGCTGGCAGATCATCGACAACGCCGAGACCGTCCTCGCCATCGAACTCCTCTGCGCCGGTCAGGCCCTTGATTACCGCCTCCCCACCAAACCCGGCCTGGGTCCGCGTCTTGCTTTGGAAGCGTTGCGCCAATCAATTCCCCACGCCGAGGCCGACCGCGCATTCGGCGAGGACATTCAAACCGCGCTGCGCTTGCTGCGCAAACAGGCGGTTCTCGCACCTGTCGAAAAGGCCCTGTCCCGGCTCGACTGACGATCCTACGCCGACGCCCCGCTGTAGTGCCTCAGCCCGAATCGCCAAAACCGATTCGAGACGATGAACATTCCCGCTGCCAACAGGCAGGCCCAGCCGAGTGCGGCCGTCGGCATCTTGGATGAATCGCCGAGAAACGTCGCGGCGGGGACCATCGTGATGAATGCCAGGGGCAAGATGTAAGTCAACGCCCAGCGCAGCCAATCCGGATAAATCGTGATCGGATAGCGGCCGGCCTCGAACACATTCCAAAAGACCATCTCGATGTTCTGGATACGCACAAACCAAAAACAAAGCGTCGCCAGCATCAGCCAAATACCATAGACAATGACGTATCCCGCCGCGATAACGCCGACGAACATGGCAAGGTTGACCGGCGACACCGCCCCGTGGAGCTTGACGCACCCAATGACGCAGACGGTCAGTCCGAGGACGACGTCGACGAGCCGATAGATGATGATCTCGCGGATGCTGACCAGTAGCTGGGCGTTGACCGGCCGAAGAAGGACGAAGTCGAGCGTCCCTTTTTGGATGTCCTCCAGCAGCTTGTGCATGTTCGGAAGGATTGAGATGCGCAGGCCCCCGGCCACCATCCGATACACGCCGGTCAGCACCAGCATATGCTGCCACTGCCAGCCCCGGATCTGCGGCGTGTTATGAAAGACCGTCCAGACGACGAGCAATTCGCTCGCCAGGTGCATGATTGACACGACGATCCGCATCATCATGTCGAAGCGATAGGCCGCGACATTCTGAATGCTCACGCGGGCAAACAGCGCCGCCAGTCTAATGGGTCGCTTCAGGGACATCGGATCACCCGCTCACCGCCGAGTAACGTTTGACGGCCGCCGCCCACCCGACGCGAAAAAGGATCACCAGCCCAGCGAGCCAGACCAACTGCATCGCCAGGCCGGTGGCAATCTGGCCGGTATCCGTCATCTTGCCCGTCAGCACCTCTGCCGGAAACGCAAACATCCAGCGAAATGGCAAAGCCCAGGCAAACGAAAGAACCGCGCCGGGCAGGGCCAACATCGGCGAGAATCGCCCGCCAAGAAACATGCTCAGACCAAAATAGACCTCGCCGACCGCATCGAGCTTGGGCGTCCAGAAAGCAATCAAGGACACCACGTAGCCCAGGACGAAATTCAGCGCGCCGGCCAGCACAATCGTGAAGATCCCAACAGTAATCTGCCATGGCGGCGCACGAAAATCCGGCGCGTACAGCCAGAAGCAAATCGCCCACATCGGCGCCAGGAAACCGAGCGTCGCAATCTTGTAGGCGAGGTTATTCGCCATCGACTCCCAGATGGGCAAGATCGGTCGCAGAAGCTTCGCCGAAAGCTCTCCACTGCGTATGCGGTAACCCATCTCATAGGTATCCCACGCCGTGGTCACGTGCCCGATGACCATGATTGCGAAGTAGTAGGCCGCCAATTGGCCCTTCGAGAACCCCGCGATCTGGCCATCCGGTCGGCCCTCTGCTGCGGCGCTCCACATCGCATACAACACTGCGGGATTCACCAGGCCCCAGATGGCCCACAAGATGATCTCCCCGCGATACTGAAGCATCACGCCGATATAGACGCGAAGAAAAGCGGGAAACGCTCGCACGATGGTCGTCACGTTCCGTGCGCCTCCGCGGGTTGACGGGAAGAATCCGGGTTCTCTCCGGCCGCGGCCTGTTCGCTGAAGGCCCGCTTGATCACGTCCTCGATCGGCGGATCTTCGATCGTCAGATCGAGAATTGGGAGGTCGTTGAGCAGCCGCTCGGTAATGGCCGGGGCGCTGCGCTTGGGCACCCGCAGCTCCACCTTGCGCCCCTCGCGGACCAGCACCTCTCCCAGGGCCGCAAAGTCGTAGCCGTCCAGTTCGCGGTCCAGATCGACTTTGATGACCTTGAACGGGGCCAGCTTGGCAGACAGCGCGTCGAGCGCCCCATCGAACAGAATGCGCCCGTGGTGGATGACGATGATCCGCTTGCACAGCGCCACCACGTCGGCCATGTAATGGCTCGTCAAAATGATCGTTGCGCCGTGCCGCTTGTTGTAGCCGGCGATGAACTCTCGAATCCGCGCCTGCATGGTCACGTCCACGCCGATCGTGGGCTCGTCGAGAAAAAGGACCGCCGGGCGATGCAGCAGCGAAACGCAAATCTCGCACTTCATCCGCTCGCCCAGGGACAACGTCCGCACCTGCTTCTTTAAGATCGGCGTCAGGTCCAGCAGCTCCACCAACTCGTCGAGCGTCTCTTGATACTGCGCCTTGGGGATGTTGTAGACCGCCCCATGGACCATGAACGAATCGATCGCCGGTAGGTCCCACTGCATCTGCGAGCGTTGCCCCATGAGCATGCTGATCTGCCGCAAATACTCCGCCTCCCGGTTCCACGGCACATGATCCATGACTCGTGCCGTTCCCGACGTTGGGTACAACAACCCCGAGAGCATCTTCAGCGTGGTCGTCTTGCCCGCCCCGTTGGGACCCAGAAAGCCGACGATCTCCCCCTTCTCGACGGTGAAGCTGACCTGATCGACCGCGTTGACCTGTCGATACTTCCGCCGAAACACGCTTCGAAGCGATGCGACGAGCCCGCCTTCCCGCTCCGGTACGCGAAAGTTCTTGCTGAGTGAATCCACCTCGATTTGGGGCATAGAGAATTGACGGAGTGTAGCCGCGGTCGCCGACCGGAATCCAGCCCGCCCTCCGCCGATTTATGGAGAGGGCTTGGCCAGCGCCTTGTCCACTTGCTCACGCATCTTCTTGTAGTCGCGGTTGATCTGCAGCGTCTTGTCCAGGCGGATCATCTCGTCCAGCTTCTCGCGGGCGATTTCCCAGCGCTTCTGGGCCACGTCCTCGCGAGCCTCCCGGAGCAGCAGCCGGGCACGGTCCGTGTTCTTCATTTGCGGGCCGGTCTCCTCGTGCATGTAGGACGTGACAAACTTGACCAGATAGACGCTCCCAACCACGCCCCCGCCCAGCAGCAGCGCGATAAAAATGTATTTGAACGCGAACGTGCCAAAAAGCGTCCCGAAAGCGTCCGCGATCTTGGTGAAGACCGTCGCCTTCCTGGGCTTCAGTTCCGTAAGCTGACCCTTTTTCTTCTCTTCCTTCGTGCCGGGTCCGGCTCGGCCGGTCAATTGGTCGTAGCTTTCGATCAGCTTGTTCTGCTCCTCCCGATACTTCGCCTCCTCCTCCGCTGAGAGCTGCTTTTTCTTCTGTGCCTCCTGGAATTTCATCAAGGCCGCTTGCTCGTCGACCTTCGGCGTGGCGGACGATCGCCCCGTCGCCGGTTTTTTCGCGGCGCCCGCGCTCGCTCCGACCGTCACGCCGGGGATGCGCAGCGGCCCCTTGCAATGCGGGCAGCGAACCGCCTTTCCGGCCAGTTCGTCCTTGACCTTCATCTGCTTGCCGCATTTACAGGAAACGGAGATCGCCATGTGCAGGTTTTTCCGTTGAAATCGTGCAGCGCGTTCGTCGCGCCTGCCTCCGCCCGTTGCCCAATGGACCTAATGGATTATTGGTGTTCCGACCGTGTATGACAAGCATCGCCCTATTGCGATCGAAGGAGCCTTGCGGAGAGGTGTGACTTCGCCCGATAGCGATAATGGACCGCACAGCGTCCGCCAAACGCAAAGCGCAGCATCTTGACCCCCCCGGCCGTTCTCATAACATCGAAGGGATGATGGAGAAGGTGGAGGACTCGCCGGGGCTCAATTTTCGCGCCCGCGCTGGCCGCCCAACCCAGGGGCGTGCGATGACCCTCATCGAAATGGCGGTCGCCGTCCTGCTGATCGGCGCCGGCCTGTTTCTGCTGGTGGGGTGGACGCGGGGCCTCCAGTCCGACGCCCGCCGGACCCTGGCGGTGCGGCTCCTCGCCGAACTGGATAAGGCCCTCGCTCAATATCATCGGGCGAACGATCGCTATCCCATCGCCCCTCAACCGAACGCCGCCGCTCGCGTGACCATCGCCCTTCTCGACTTCGAGCGAACCCGGCAGACGCTCGACGATCTGCCGCCCTCCGTCTGGCGCGGCCCGGGACAGCGTATTCTGGTAGACCCCTGGGGGACGCCGCTCAAGTATTTCTCCGAGACGGACGAATCGCGCTACGTTCTGGCCAATAACGGCCGGCCGGTCTTCGTTTCGGCAGGTCCGGATCGCGATTTCGGCGATGAAGACGTGTCGAAAATCGGCGACAACCTGCGCAGCGACGATCCGGGTCCGGCGGGATTCCGACTGGACCACATCATGCGCGAATCGTTAACGGAGGAGGAGCCCGCGGGTGGCGAAAAAGAACATTGACCGGGTCGACGTTCGCGATCGACGCGTCTTAATGCGCGTCGATTTTAACGTCCCGTTGAAGGAAGGTCGGATCACCGATGATCGCCGCGTGGTCCAGGCGCTGCCTTCGATTCGCTCGGTCATGGACCGCGCCGGCAAACTCATCCTCATGAGCCATTTGGGACGGCCCTCCGGCAAGGGCCCCGAGTCCGCCTTCAGCCTGCGCCCCGTCGCGGAACACCTGGCGACGCTGTTGGGGAGAGGCGTGCGCCTGGCCGACGATTGCGTGGGAGATCAGGCCAACCAACTTGTCGATGAAATGAAATCCGGCGACGTGCTGGTCCTGGAGAACCTGCGCTTCCATGCCGAGGAAACGCTGGTCGATTCCGCCAAGAAGAACCCCGACAAAAAGCCAACGGCGAATCAGCAGGAAAAGATCGACGCGTTCGCCCGTGCCTTGACGCGGAACGCCGACCTTTACTGCAACGACGCTTTCGGAACCTGCCATCGCAAACACGTGAGCATGTACGATGTGCCCATGCTGCTGGGCGCCGGCAGGAGAGTCTGTGGCCACCTCGTGCAGAATGAGCTGAAATTTCTGGGAGACGCACTCGCTCAGCCTGAACGGCCGTTTGTCGCGATTCTGGGCGGGGCCAAAGTCAGTGACAAGATCAAGGTCATCGAGAATCTGCTCACCAGGGTGGACACGATCCTCATCGGCGGGGCAATGACCTACACCTTCAACGCCGCGAAGGAACTTGGCGTAGGCAAGAGCCTCTGCGAGCGGGACAAGACGAACGTGGCCAAAAGCCTTCTGGACAGAGCAGGACAGAAGTTGCGCCTGCCGAGCGATCACGTCTGCGCTTCGCAATTGGAAAAAGGGGCTGCCACAAAGACGGTGGCCGGCGCGATTCCCGATGATCTCATGGGTTTGGACATCGGTCCTATGACTATTGCGGATTACCGCAAGTTGTTGGCGACCGCCAGGACGATCGTGTGGAATGGACCCATGGGCGCATTCGAGACGACTCCCTTTGATCGGGGAACGTTGGCCATCGCACAGGCGCTGGCGGACGCCACGGCCAATGGCGCAACGACCATCATCGGCGGCGGCGACTCGGCCGCGGCCGTCGAAGCCGCCGGCCTGGCCGACAAGATGACCCACATTTCCACCGGCGGCGGCGCCAGCCTGGAGTTTCTCGAAGGCAAGCCCTTCGCTACCATCGAGATCCTGGACGACGCCTGACCGCATCGACTATTGGCGCGAGCCCCATGACCCGACTCATCCTCATCGCCACAGCACAGACGGATTGGCGCGTCCAGGACCGACTGGCCGGTGACACCGATCTGCCCCTCAATCAGACCGGCCACGAACAGGCGGTCGCCGATGGCGGCGCCCTCACCGCGCTGGCGCCGACCATCTGCCGTTGCGGTCCCGAGCAGGCCACCAAACAAACCGCGGGGATCATGGCGCACCAACTTGGTATTCGCTTTCGCACCGTCAAGGAGCTTCGCGAGGTCGACCTCGGCCATTGGGAGGGGCTGACGATGGATGAATTCCGCGAACGCTTTCCCAAGGTCCATCGCCAATGGCGCGCCGAGCCGACGACCGTCGAACCGCCCGAAGGCGAGTCCATTCCCACTGCCGCTTCGCGCCTATCCAACGGACTCAAAAAAATTCTCAAGCGCCATCCCGACGAGGCCATGATCATCGTCGTTGGCCCGCTGGCCCACGCCATCCTTCGCTGCCGACTGCAGGACGGCAATTACGAAAAATTCTGGGAGTACGCGGACAGCGACGAGCGACGGTGCGACCTGACGATCGAACCGGCCAGCATTGCCGCACCCTGACTCGTCTTCGCGTGGCTTTGGGATATTGCTCGCTAATGACGATGCGCGCGAGGCCTTGACGATGAACGGGGAATCGTTACCTTCATGGCCATAGGCTCCATTTTCCTGGAGGGACACCACCATGACCGAGCGCGTTCGCGAAATCCTGAGCTGGTACAAAGGTGAAAACCCCGGCGTCCTGACCAATCTGGCCCGGATGCTCAACCACGGCCGCCTTGGCGGCGTCGGCCGCATGGTGATCCTCCCCGTCGATCAGGGATGGGAGCACGGTCCCGTGCGCAGCTTCGGCCCCAACGACGCCGGCTACGATCCTCACTATCACTTCAAGCTCGCTACGGAAGCGGGCCTGAATGCCTACGCCGCTCCGCTGGGTTTCCTCGAAGCTGGCGCCGCGGACTTCGCCGGCGATGTCCCCCTCATCCTCAAGGCCAACAACCACGACATGCTGGCCGACGAAAAAGATTCGTGGCAGGCGCTCACCGCCTCGGTTCGCGATGCCCGCCGCCTCGGCTGCTGTGCCGTCGGCCTGACCATCTACCCCGGTTCGGCTTTGCGGAAACAAATGTATGAAGAGTGTCGGGCCTACGCCGAGGAAGCCAAGGCCGCCGGTCTGGCCGTCGTCGTATGGAGTTATCCCCGCGGCAGCTCACTCTCCAAGGAAGGTGAAACAGCGATCGACGTGTGCGGCTACGCAGCGCAGATCGCCTGCCAGTTGGGCGCGCACATCATCAAAGTGAAACTGCCTTCCAACCACATCGAACAGGACGCCGCACGGAAGGTCTACGAGAAAGAAAAGATCGCCATCGGCACGCTGGCCGAGCGCGTCAAGCACGTCATCCAGTGTGCGTTCAACGGCCGCCGAATCGTTATTTTCAGCGGCGGGGCCAAGAAGGAGAATGACGCAGACGTATTTGAGGAATGCAAGGCCATCCGCGACGGAGGCGGCTTCGGCTCCATCATCGGCCGCAATACCTTCCAGCGCAAGCGCAACGACGCCCTAAAGTTCCTCGACCAGATCATCAAGATCTACTCGTAGGTTCGACCTCCGGTGAAGGAGCGCTCGCGGACGGCAATAACCCGTTTTCCTTCATGACGCGGTGAATCTCATCCGCGAGAATCTGGTTTCCCTCTTCTCGTAAATGGCTGTCTCGCGGAAAAAAAGGCCGCTCGCCGGCCGCCGCGCGTTCACGAAAGACCGGGAGCATATCCACACAGAGGATTTCCTTCTTCCTGCACCACGACGCCACTTCATTGCAAAACGTATCGGGGGGCATCTTGCGGGCATAGGGCAGCAGCGCCGCCGCCCGCTCGTGATAGACGAACGCCTTTGCCGGGATGGACACGACGATCAGCGTCGCGCCGACCTTTGCGGCGGCGTCGCGCAGGGACACCATCGCGCGCTCCGAGGAGGCCTTGCCTTCCGCCAGAATCGTGCTGCGCGTGTCTTGCGCCGCATAGGCATCGGCATCAAGGACATAGGTTTCGCCGTCGATTTCGCACTCCGCCGTCCCTCCCAGCGGCGGATGTTGCCAATCCGGCGGCAGTCGATAGGCGTTTTTTCGTACCGCCTCGAAAATGGCGTTCGACCGCGGGTAGTCGATCTGCGGGCCCAGCGTCTGCCGCGCCGCCCACCACGCCTGAAAGCACGCCTCATCAATCCAGTCATTGACAAAAGTGACCATGATGACGACGCGCGGTCGATGGGACGCACCGTGGACCTCGAAACACCGCAAGAACTGCGTCGGCGCGCTGGCGGAAATCCCCAGGTTCAGGACGTTGCGGCCGATCGCCGCCTCCAGCCGTTCCGTCCACGCCGCCTCCAATGCAACCTTGTGGCCGAACACAAAGCTGTCACCAACCGCCACCGCCCAAACCGGAGCCTTCGTCGGATGGTCACGAAAGCACACACCGTTCGCCCCAATGGGCTCGGACTTGTAGATGTATGCGCGGCCCAGTTCGTTCGTTTGCGCCACCACGACACCGCAGCGCATCGTCTTGCCAATATACGGATCGGCGACCCAATCGTCGTCGCTCCGCCATTCCGCGGTCAGAGGCGAGTACCCCCGGCGAAATTCTTCGCTGCCTTCCGATCTCAACCATACCCAGGCCGAGAATCCGAACAACACCAACGAAATGCTGAGGAGGCCGAGTGCCAGGCGCGCGTACAACGGCCCTCGATGGGACACCGACGATGGCGGTGCAGGTTTATTCGCTTCGGTGGGGTCGTGCGTCATGGTGTCTCAATCGGTTGAATGCGTTCCGCCCGCAGATAATCCTGCCACTCCCGCCATGGCCGCCCGCGAAAGTAAACCGTGCAGAGATCGCCATAGCGCACTTGTCCGCCGTAATCGCGCCGGACCCATTCCTTCAGCGGTGCCAGGAGCCGTCCTTCGAGGTGGCCATGCCGGAGATCGGGTTCCTCCGCCAGTGAAAAACCGCCTGCCGGAACCAGAAGCGTCGGCGGAGATGCCGCGTCGCTTGGATCCGACGGTTGCACATCGATCGGCGTCCAATCGACGATCGTTTCCGGCGGCGTCGCTTGCAATCGCATCAACACCTCCGGCAGCGGCGGATCGAGCAGCCGAATGCGCCCCCCAAAGATGTCGATCGCCTGGCAGATCTCCAGCGGTGTCCGGCGACCGGCGTAGTAGCTCACGGCGTGATCGCTCGGCCAAAGCATGATCGCCTGATCGTCGGCCGACGTCTCACGCAAGACGCGGACCAGTTTGTCCACGCGCTCGCGGCGATGGTGGTACGCCCTTCGCGCACTGCTCTGCGGGCTCATCAGAAATTGAACGTGGTCCCGGAGTTGGCAGACCCCGACGACGAGACCGATCAGGAAGACAAATGTCGTCGCCGGGCGTTTCCGCGGCGTCCAGGGCGCATCCATCGCCCAGGCCGCGAGCACCGTTGCCGGCGGCGCCGCCTGCAAGAGGTAGTGCCCGTACCCATGCGGAGCAACCACGAATATCAGCGTGGCGGCCAAGGCGTACACCACAACCAGTCCGAATTCGACGTCAATCGTTTCATAGGCGCCCTCCTCCCCGGTCCCGGCGCGCCGGGATCGCCGTCGCGTCCAATAGCCCATGCACGCCGCCAGCGCCGGGCCGAACACGATCACGCTGAGAAAAAGATGCCGACCGACGCCCGACCAATGGTCCCACTCCAAAATGCGCCATCGCTGGTGCTCCGCCGATGTGGCCCGAAACAGGTCATGCACAGCGACCTGCCGCCAGAACGCCCCGAGCGATTCATTGGCCCGTAACCAGATCAGGATACCGATCCATGGGATCGCCGCGCCCAGCCAACACAGGGCCATCGATTTCCAACCGGATGATCGCCCCAACGCCCGCCATCGGGCCAGAATCCCAATCGAAATAATGGCGAGCAGCAACACGCCTGTCTGCTTGAACGTCGCCGCCAGCCCGCAACATAGCCCGATGAGCAACCATCGTGCCGCCGCCCGACGCGCGACCAGAAGCCACACGGCCGACATCTCAAACAACGCCACGAACTTCTCCAGGTTGTCTCCCCAATCCGCCAGGACGCGATGACTCAGGACGACGCTCAAAAAACATGTCGCAAAAACCGCCGGGCCGCGCGGCGCAAAACGCCGGGCCACCGCGTAAGTCACCCCGCAGACCGCGACGGTTAGAAAGGCATCCAGCCAAAGGAAAGCTCGATCATCACCCACCCCGAAGACCCGATCCAGGCCGGCAAAGGTCAGGAATATCCCCGGCGGCTTGCTCTCCCACAGATCCTGATAAAGCCGTGCTCCGTCGAGCATCCTGGCCGCAAAATAGGCCCATATTCCGGTATCCGTCTGGAGGGGAATCTCCGACCACACCCACCGCCCGGCAATGACTTGGATCAGGGCCGCCGTAACCACCAGGGACAGGGTCCAGTCCCATCGACCCGACTTAGGGATACCTGGCGAAGCCTTTTGTGCCGGGAGCGCGTCGGGCGTGGTCATTTGCAAAGTCTAGTCGGAGCCCGGGGCCGCGAGAAATATTCCGACTCCCCTCGTTAATACCTCATGGAACCGGAATCTCATTGCGCGGGCGGCCCAACTTCTCGACCGCCCCCGCCAGCCGTGTAATTCTTTGGCCGCCTGAAACTCGGAGGAAAGTCATGAATCGCTCGCGAACCCTGCTCGCTGCCCCCACCCTCACCCTGTTACTTATCGCCGCCACCCCTACCAATGCCCTCGCCCAGTCCAGCAATCAGCCCGAATTCTACAAGGCGTACTACCTCGAAAAAGAGGCCAAGGACTACGCCGCCGCCCGCACACTTTACAGCAAGGTCGTTAATGCCCGGGTCAGCGATGATGTAGCCTCCGCCGCCCGGGCCGGCGCCGATCGCTGCCGCGACCACCTTGCCGCGCAGAACTTCGCCTCCCTCATGCCCCCGGATGCCCTGGCCTATGTCGAGATCACCCGCCCCGGTCAAATCATTGAAAAGCTCGCCGAAATGCTCGGCCTCACCACGAACGACATGCAGCAGGTTCTGTCCAAACGCCCGAGCAAGGCGTCGTCGGCCCCCTTCCATGTCCCCGAGGAAGTCGCTATCAGCCCGGCGCTCTTTGAAGTGCTCAGCAGCTTTGGCGGCGCGGCCTTCGCGATGACCAATTTCGATCCGAACGAAGGCGGCCCGCCCTCCGGTCTCGCCGTCATCCACCACGGCGACGCCGCCTTGCTCAAGGGTCTTCTCGAAACCTTCTTCCAGTTCTCCCCCGTCGCCGAAAAAATCGGCGATATGCCCACCTTTGGTTTTCATTGTTCCAAGATGGGTGAAATCACCGGCGTTCTTACGCAATCGCTTCTTATTGTCGGCACCGGCCGTGATCTCGTCGAAGGCGCGGTCAAACGCCTGGTAAACTCGGATACCCCATCGCTCGCCACGCGCGACGACCTCTCCGAGGTCATGACCGATCGGACCGGTGCAACAATATTCGCATTCTGCGACCTCGCGGCCGTCTTGAAGCGCGTGACCGGCTCGATGTCTGAGGATGACCGGCAAGAGTTTCAAGTCGCCAATGTCCTGGGCGATCTCGACCATCTCCGCTGGGCGACCTACTCGATGGGTATCCACGAAGGCGCGCTCACTACGCAACTCGCCGTCCGCTACGCCGACGATCATCGCAGCAT
Above is a window of Phycisphaerae bacterium DNA encoding:
- a CDS encoding ABC-2 family transporter protein gives rise to the protein MTTIVRAFPAFLRVYIGVMLQYRGEIILWAIWGLVNPAVLYAMWSAAAEGRPDGQIAGFSKGQLAAYYFAIMVIGHVTTAWDTYEMGYRIRSGELSAKLLRPILPIWESMANNLAYKIATLGFLAPMWAICFWLYAPDFRAPPWQITVGIFTIVLAGALNFVLGYVVSLIAFWTPKLDAVGEVYFGLSMFLGGRFSPMLALPGAVLSFAWALPFRWMFAFPAEVLTGKMTDTGQIATGLAMQLVWLAGLVILFRVGWAAAVKRYSAVSG
- the hutH gene encoding histidine ammonia-lyase, coding for MKRNSQPSDQRETTPAHAVHLDGSPLTLVQLDAAYDRPLQVSISDEVWAAIRAARAKIEAHLAGGEVIYGVNTGFGKLCNKRIAPDEVEKLQENLIISHAVGVGPPIPLELVRFMMLFKIVALAAGASGVQPAVIECLAAMLNADCLPVIPTRGSLGASGDLAPLAHMVLPMIARGDVSVAGNVRPAAGAFEELGIKPVKLGAKDGLALVNGTQMMLAYAAAICVRARRLAKHADLLASMSLEALRGSLKPFDEGLIALRPHPGAVEVAANIRRLMADSEILVSHANCDKVQDPYSLRCVPQVHGACRDALRHATETVLIELRSITDNPVLVNGEVISGGNFHGEPLALTLDYLAMALTEWASISERRTYLLTLGHDGLPPLLMKNTGLNSGFMMPQYTAAALVNECKVLSHPASVDTIPSSLGQEDHVSMGATSALKCWQIIDNAETVLAIELLCAGQALDYRLPTKPGLGPRLALEALRQSIPHAEADRAFGEDIQTALRLLRKQAVLAPVEKALSRLD
- a CDS encoding type II secretion system protein, which translates into the protein MTLIEMAVAVLLIGAGLFLLVGWTRGLQSDARRTLAVRLLAELDKALAQYHRANDRYPIAPQPNAAARVTIALLDFERTRQTLDDLPPSVWRGPGQRILVDPWGTPLKYFSETDESRYVLANNGRPVFVSAGPDRDFGDEDVSKIGDNLRSDDPGPAGFRLDHIMRESLTEEEPAGGEKEH
- a CDS encoding ABC-2 family transporter protein encodes the protein MSLKRPIRLAALFARVSIQNVAAYRFDMMMRIVVSIMHLASELLVVWTVFHNTPQIRGWQWQHMLVLTGVYRMVAGGLRISILPNMHKLLEDIQKGTLDFVLLRPVNAQLLVSIREIIIYRLVDVVLGLTVCVIGCVKLHGAVSPVNLAMFVGVIAAGYVIVYGIWLMLATLCFWFVRIQNIEMVFWNVFEAGRYPITIYPDWLRWALTYILPLAFITMVPAATFLGDSSKMPTAALGWACLLAAGMFIVSNRFWRFGLRHYSGASA
- a CDS encoding ATP-binding cassette domain-containing protein, yielding MPQIEVDSLSKNFRVPEREGGLVASLRSVFRRKYRQVNAVDQVSFTVEKGEIVGFLGPNGAGKTTTLKMLSGLLYPTSGTARVMDHVPWNREAEYLRQISMLMGQRSQMQWDLPAIDSFMVHGAVYNIPKAQYQETLDELVELLDLTPILKKQVRTLSLGERMKCEICVSLLHRPAVLFLDEPTIGVDVTMQARIREFIAGYNKRHGATIILTSHYMADVVALCKRIIVIHHGRILFDGALDALSAKLAPFKVIKVDLDRELDGYDFAALGEVLVREGRKVELRVPKRSAPAITERLLNDLPILDLTIEDPPIEDVIKRAFSEQAAAGENPDSSRQPAEAHGT
- a CDS encoding phosphoglycerate kinase; translated protein: MAKKNIDRVDVRDRRVLMRVDFNVPLKEGRITDDRRVVQALPSIRSVMDRAGKLILMSHLGRPSGKGPESAFSLRPVAEHLATLLGRGVRLADDCVGDQANQLVDEMKSGDVLVLENLRFHAEETLVDSAKKNPDKKPTANQQEKIDAFARALTRNADLYCNDAFGTCHRKHVSMYDVPMLLGAGRRVCGHLVQNELKFLGDALAQPERPFVAILGGAKVSDKIKVIENLLTRVDTILIGGAMTYTFNAAKELGVGKSLCERDKTNVAKSLLDRAGQKLRLPSDHVCASQLEKGAATKTVAGAIPDDLMGLDIGPMTIADYRKLLATARTIVWNGPMGAFETTPFDRGTLAIAQALADATANGATTIIGGGDSAAAVEAAGLADKMTHISTGGGASLEFLEGKPFATIEILDDA
- a CDS encoding histidine phosphatase family protein: MTRLILIATAQTDWRVQDRLAGDTDLPLNQTGHEQAVADGGALTALAPTICRCGPEQATKQTAGIMAHQLGIRFRTVKELREVDLGHWEGLTMDEFRERFPKVHRQWRAEPTTVEPPEGESIPTAASRLSNGLKKILKRHPDEAMIIVVGPLAHAILRCRLQDGNYEKFWEYADSDERRCDLTIEPASIAAP